Proteins from a single region of Hypomesus transpacificus isolate Combined female chromosome 9, fHypTra1, whole genome shotgun sequence:
- the LOC124471647 gene encoding E3 ubiquitin-protein ligase RNF123, producing the protein MSSKGGGTALTRRNYRLASDMDKPRTTGIINEKLLSDYLHRVFPTVSRQGPAVASIRKPLGFQDLGAHLDRLLLEGEPTEDSKDQTLEGRLGPLTVVLDHTSGFEGLLFVDDDLLGVIGHSNFSSIRATTCVYKGKWAYEVLISSQGLMQIGWCTLNCRFNQEEGVGDTPDSYAYDGNRVRKWNVTTTNYGKSWAAGDIVSCLIDLDEGTITFCLNGQSLGTAFSDIKMGPGVAYFPAISLSFKESVAFNFGSRPLRYPVEGYLPLQNPPTADLLKAQKLLGYIKTILSTTIDTQEERLVETECSSWKLHGEPTILVTLAHIFNHFAPLMCKVYLVEDVLMNFLLGILEGGGSVDEHPLIQQLLDLFWLLMEDYEVNECLKQLMMSLLRAYRFSPIIPDLGFQIHYLRLTTAILHHEKSRKYLLSNVLFDVLRSVVFFYIKTPLRVKEAGLEELIPTTWWPTCFDKEGKDEREPKDESADERLRRRAYERGCQRLKKRIEVVEELQVQILRLMLNNKDKGTGEASRYIFLNKFRKFLQENASNRGHPTALCPPEYMVCFLHRLVTAVRSYWDEGKRMNPGCVSSEEAYVPPQLFYNGKVDYFDLQRLGGLLSHLKKTLKDDLASKANIVIDPAEIQASSMDDLDEDEESGAAQRPFGAAAMGGALARPSWLSSPTLGRANRFLSTAAVSIMTPRRPLAPPEKVKIRTLAVEQRTEEDIEGSHGNDGLLLGRPLEEPDEPITEKSLLEILDGIVMMYNLSVHQQLGKMVVVADDVHEYAIALKDTEEKIARCPSKRADIMEELQKSQKVFAEKLNHLSRRLAWINATIYSKEKMLDVYWLLRACIRTVEHADNTGSLFAFAPEFYLNVAMNSYSALKNYFSPSNCMDQLPGYEETLTQLAAILAKHFADPRIVGTDIKDSLMQALASYVCYPQSLRAVERIPEEQRVAMMRNLLAPYEQRPWAQTNWILVRLWRGCGFGYRYTRLPHLLKTKPEDANLPSLQKPCPSLLLQRHMAELLSQDKEMAASFLNSVLNQLNWAFSEFIGMIQEIQQAAERPERNFVDTRQLKVCATCFDLSVSLLRVLEMTVTLVPEIFLDWTRPSAELLLRRLAQLLNQVLNRVTAERNLFDRVVNLRLPGLESVDHYPILVAVTGILVRILVDGEKPG; encoded by the exons ATGAGCTCTAAGGGGGGCGGCACCGCACTGACCCGACGCAACTACAGACTGGCCTCCGACATGGACAAACCCAGAACCACCG GTATTATCAATGAGAAGCTGCTGAGTGACTACCTGCATCGTGTGTTCCCCACCGTCAGCAGGCAGGGGCCCGCAGTGGCCTCCATAAG GAAGCCGCTGGGCTTTCAGGACCTGGGAGCCCACCTGGACAGACTGCTGCTGGAGGGAGAGCCCACAGAGGACAGCAAAG accagaccctggagggcCGTCTGGGGCCCCTCACCGTGGTTCTGGACCACACCAGCGGCTTCGAGGGCCTGCTCTTCGTAGACGACGATCTACTGGGG GTGATCGGACATAGCAACTTCAGCTCAATCAGAGCCACCACCTGTGTTTACAAag GGAAGTGGGCGTACGAAGTCCTCATCTCTTCTCAGGGCCTGATGCAGATTGGATGGTGCACTCTGAACTGCAGATTCAACCAGGag GAGGGCGTGGGCGACACCCCAGATTCCTATGCCTACGACGGGAACCGGGTACGCAAGTGGAACGTGACGACCACCAACTACGGCAAG TCATGGGCGGCAGGTGATATTGTCAGCTGTCTCATAGATCTGGATGAGGGCACCATTACATTCTGTTT aAATGGCCAATCTCTGGGCACAGCCTTCAGCGATATCAAGATGGGTCCTGGTGTCGCCTACTTCCCTGCAATCAGTCTGTCCTTCAAAGAGTCGGTGGCGTTCAACTTCGGCAGCCGCCCTCTCCG GTACCCAGTGGAGGGCTACCTTCCCCTGCAGAACCCCCCCACTGCCGACCTGCTCAAGGCCCAGAAGCTCCTGGGCTACATCAAGACCATCCTGTCCACCACCATAGACACACAG gaggagaggctggtggagacAGAATGCTCGTCCTGGAAGCTCCACGGAGAGCCCACCATCCTGGTGACCCTGGCACACATATTCAACCACTTTGCCCCGCTCATG TGTAAAGTGTACCTGGTGGAGGATGTTCTCATGAACTTCCTGCTGGGGATCCTGGAGGGCGGGGGGTCAGTCGATGAGCACCCCCTGATCCAGCAGCTGCTGGACCTTTTCTGGCTGCTCATGGAG GACTATGAAGTGAACGAGTGTCTAAAGCAGCTGATGATGTCTCTGCTGAGGGCCTATCGCTTCTCCCCCATCATCCCAGACCTGGGCTTCCAg ATCCATTACCTACGTCTGACCACGGCCATCCTGCACCACGAGAAGTCCAGGAAGTATCTCCTCAGCAATGTATT GTTCGACGTACTTCGCTCCGTAGTGTTCTTTTACATCAAGACGCCGCTGAGGGTGAAGGAGGCGGGGCTTGAGGAGCTCATCCCCACCACCTGGTGGCCCACTTGCTTCGACAAAGAG gggaaggatgagagggagCCGAAAGACGAGAGCGCCGACGAGAGACTGAGGAGGCGGGCCTACGAGAGAGGCTGCCAGAGACTCAAGAAGAGGATCGAAg TGGTGGAGGAGCTCCAGGTTCAGATCCTCAGACTGATGCTCAACAACAAGGACAAAGGCACG ggcGAAGCTTCTAGATACATCTTCCTTAATAAGTTCCGTAAGTTCCTGCAGGAGAACGCCAGCAACAGAGGG cACCCCACGGCGCTGTGTCCTCCAGAGTACATGGTGTGTTTCCTGCATCGCCTGGTGACGGCAGTGAGGAGCTACTGGGACGAAGGCAAGAGGATGAATCCTGGCTGTGTGAGCAGTGAGG aaGCCTATGTTCCTCCCCAGTTGTTCTACAATGGGAAGGTGGACTACTTCGACCTGCAGAGACTAGGAGGCCTGCTCTCCCACCTGAAGAAAACCCTGAAAG ATGACCTGGCGTCTAAAGCCAACATCGTCATCGACCCTGCCGAGATCCAGGCCTCCTCCATGGATGATCTGGATGAGGACGAGGAAAGCGGAGcagctcag AGGCCGTTCGGCGCAGCGGCCATGGGCGGGGCGCTGGCTCGTCCCAGCTGGCTGAGCTCTCCCACGCTGGGCCGCGCCAACCGCTTCCTCAGCACGGCCGCCGTCAGCATCATGACCCCCCGGCGACCCCTGGCGCCCCCCGAAAAGGTCAAGATCCGCaccctggccgtggaacagcgCACGGAGGAAGACA TTGAGGGAAGCCATGGAAACGATGGCCTGTTGCTGGGGCGACCGCTAGAAGAGCCTGACGAGCCAATCACAGAGAAGTCGCTGCTGGAGATTCTGGATGGTATTGTGATGATGTACAACCTGAGTGTCCATCAGCAGCTAGGCAAG atggtggtggtggcagaTGATGTCCACGAGTACGCCATAGCACTGAAGGACACGGAGGAGAAGATTGCTCGCTGTCCCAGCAAG AGAGCTGACATCAtggaggagctgcagaagaGCCAGAAGGTGTTCGCTGAGAAGCTGAACCACCTGAGCCGAAGGCTGGCCTGGATCAACGCCACCATCTACTCCAAG gAGAAGATGCTGGATGTGTACTGGCTGCTGAGGGCGTGTATTCGCACCGTGGAGCACGCAGATAATACGGGCTCGCTGTTTGCCTTCGCTCCCGAGTTCTACCTCAACGTGGCCATGAACAGCTACAGCGCCCTCAAGAACTACTTCAGTCCCTCCAACTGCATGGACCAGCTGCCAG GTTACGAGGAAACCTTGACTCAGCTCGCTGCTATCCTCGCCAAGCACTTTGCAGACCCTCGCATCGTCGGGACAG ACATCAAAGACTCCCTGATGCAGGCCCTGGCCAGTTACGTCTGCTACCCACAATCCCTCAGGGCGGTGGAGAGGATCCCGGAGGAACA gcgAGTGGCCATGATGAGGAACCTGCTGGCTCCTTATGAGCAGAGACCCTGGGCTCAGACCAACTGGATCCTCGTACGACTGTGGAGG GGCTGTGGGTTTGGTTACCGGTACACCAGGTTGCCTCATCTGCTAAAAACCAAACCTGAAGATGCCAACCTGCCCAGTCTGCAGA AGCCCTGTCCGTCGTTGCTGCTCCAGCGACACATGGCAGAGCTGCTGAGTCAGGATAAGGAGATGGCCGCCAGCTTCCTGAACAGCGTCCTCAACCAGCTCAACTGGGCCTTCTCTGAGTTCATAGGCATGAtccaggag attCAGCAGGCAGCAGAGCGCCCAGAGAGGAACTTTGTGGACACGCGGCAGCTGAAGGTGTGTGCCACCTGCTTCgacctgtctgtcagcctgctgCGGGTGCTGGAGATGACGGTTACCTTGGTACCAGAGATCTTCCTGGACTGGACACGCCCCTCCGCCGAGCTCCTACTGAGACGATTGGCTCAG ttgTTGAACCAGGTGTTGAACAGGGTGACTGCAGAGAGAAACCTGTTTGACCGTGTGGTCAACCTTCGTCTACCAG GTCTGGAGAGTGTGGACCACTACCCCATCCTAGTGGCAGTGACGGGGATCCTGGTTCGAATCCTGGTGGACGGAGAGAAACCAGGGTAA
- the LOC124470985 gene encoding telomeric repeat-binding factor 2-interacting protein 1, which translates to MASRRDDQPSPISPVLFLNVSGEPMRFYLRPSPTKVELLPIINAGGGLLCRAQESNAILLADPKDMSPAMASTAHFYISTKYIRDCVEKNEQLELEDYRFTEHVQTRSSRQKQSGSVGRMSYTSEEDSAILNFVSKCKGEIRGNRVWQEMEKQGLINRSWQSMKARYQKNLCVIAAEEKVERQTITPKKYPLRSPSHKQSTSPGPLPDSDRSTSNAELDPRSEPEPVSEPVSEPVSEPEPVSQPVSEPELHLELEVVKAEPGQSSKEQVLEPEPDQAPEPQALEQEPDQAPERKLLEPDQSSEPEVPEPKTAPESEVRKPASDIRKTLMEEDLPPTASETTDLSLSPEALPSFQPEGAPERVDSSPEGKQRASKQRRRSGTSSSTPLSKRARAASPPAGENPELDEAGLSGENAVPFIHKQTEPQRKKTLKRRSLGILEKASREFDDGSSGESDDESLDMEVGSAASPPESVRTVNPAPASAPASAPASAPDSAPASAPTPASASITETHTPDTETAAVPQPQPQPKFKGKRPEAQGPWQADLPEVPVPGPGQREPVPSTSTAHMFLFDNESQEVESSQPIRDEVAFTQVQVEEAKRSIRWLMEETNQDLEAITKALIMFSGDVSAALIYLNNGTWEGPLWEYCDDKLLKSADLSELHLKYGDKAVARRLAYLDME; encoded by the exons ATGGCTTCAAGACGGGATGACCAGCCTTCACCAATATCACCCGTTCTGTTCTTGAACGTGAGCGGCGAGCCCATGCGCTTCTACCTCAGACCGAGCCCCACAAAGGTCGAGCTTCTGCCGATCATTAATGCTGGGGGCGGATTATTGTGTCGAGCTCAGGAGTCCAACGCCATCCTGTTAGCTGACCCCAAGGACATGTCGCCAGCGATGGCGTCCACGGCCCACTTCTACATTTCAACCAAGTACATCCGGGACTGCGTGGAGAAGAacgagcagctggagttggaaGACTACAGGTTCACTGAGCACGTGCAGACCAGGTcatccagacagaagcagagcgGGAGTGTGGGGCGCATGAGCTACACGTCAGAGGAGGactccgccattttgaacttTGTGTCCAAGTGCAAAGGTGAGATCCGAGGTAACCGGGTGTGGCAGGAAATGGAGAAGCAGGGTCTGATTAATCGCAGCTGGCAATCCATGAAGGCTCGCTATCAGAAGAACCTGTGTGTCATAGCTgcagaggagaaggtggagagacaaacGATCACTCCGAAAAAATACCCTCTGCGGAGCCCGTCACACAAGCAGTCAAcctctccaggtcctcttcCTGATTCAGACCGGTCCACCTCCAATGCAGAGCTAGACCCGAGGTCTGAACCAGAACCAGTGTCTGAACCAGTGTCTGAACCAGTGTCTGAACCAGAACCAGTGTCTCAACCAGTGTCTGAACCAGAACTACACCTTGAGCTAGAGGTTGTAAAAGCAGAGCCGGGTCAGTCTTCTAAGGAACAAGTtctagaaccagaaccagaccaAGCCCCTGAGCCACAAGCTTTAGAACAAGAACCGGACCAAGCCCCTGAGCGAAAACTTCTAGAACCAGACCAGTCTTCTGAACCAGAAGTTCCAGAACCTAAAACAGCCCCTGAATCAGAGGTCCGAAAGCCAGCCTCTGACATTCGTAAGACATTGATGGAGGAAGACCTCCCACCAACAGCATCAGAAACAAcagacctctccctctccccagaggCACTTCCCTCCTTCCAGCCAGAGGGGGCGCCAGAGAGAGTGGACAGCAGTCCTGAGGGGAAGCAGAGGGCCTCCAAGCAGCGCAGGCGATCAGGGACGTCCTCTAGCACACCCTTGTCTAAGAGAGCCAGAGCGGCCAGTCCACCTGCTGGAGAGAACCCAGAGCTGGACGAAGCTGGACTCTCAG GAGAGAATGCAGTCCCATTCAtccacaaacagacagaaccacagaggaagaaaacACTCAAAAGAAGAAGTCTTGGGATTCTTGAGAAGGCATCGAGAGAGTTTGATGACGGATCTTCGGGTGAG TCGGATGACGAGTCTCTAGATATGGAAGTAGGCAGCGCTGCGTCTCCTCCAGAATCAGTAAGGACAGTCAACCCAGCCCCGGCCTCAGCCCCGGCCTCAGCCCCGGCCTCAGCCCCGGACTCAGCCCCGgcctcagccccaaccccagcctcggCCTCCATCACCGAGACACACACTCCTGATACTGAAACTGCTGCagtgccccagccccagccccagcccaaaTTCAAGGGTAAGAGACCTGAGGCCCAGGGTCCCTGGCAGGCGGACCTTCCGGAGGTGCCTGTTCCTGGGCCAGGGCAGAGGGAGCCggtcccttccacctccactgCACACATGTTCCTGTTCGATAACGAGTCTCAGGAAGTGGAAAGCTCTCAGCCAATCAGGGATGAGGTGGCGTTCACTCAGGTGCAGGTGGAGGAAGCGAAGCGCAGCATCAGATGGCTAATGGAAGAGACCAATCAGGACCTGGAGGCCATTACTAAGGCTCTTATCATGTTCTCCGGGGACGTATCAGCAGCCTTGATCTACCTGAACAATGGCACGTGGGAGGGGCCTCTCTGGGAATACTGTGATGACAAACTCCTCAAGTCAGCAGACCTCTCGGAACTCCATCTTAAATATGGAGACAAGGCTGTGGCTAGAAGACTGGCCTATTTGGACATGGAGTGA